In Tubulanus polymorphus chromosome 8, tnTubPoly1.2, whole genome shotgun sequence, one genomic interval encodes:
- the LOC141910126 gene encoding uncharacterized protein LOC141910126 yields MSRLLALVLACGLLVHAHAVVAGIQHSMDEANGISKRTAEFAEEKRDNQDRKLDLEKTQEGVETDDDLALDADKRACRLYGQSCTGTIYGMCCGRLVCHKPYAGRYGRCALCKAANLVCRGDSECCANLRCQKQYDSRFGSCASCKVANSMCWKDSECCGNLQCNKQYAGRFGRCARCKAANSMCQGNGECCRGYTCRWNRCRRSTSFSSESS; encoded by the exons ATGTCGAGATTGCTGGCGCTGGTTCTTGCCTGTGGACTTCTCGTCCACGCGCATGCCG TTGTTGCGGGAATTCAACACAGTAT GGATGAGGCGAACGGTATTTCTAAGAGAACGGCAGAATTCGCAGAAGAGAAACGCGACAACCAAGATAG GAAATTGGACCTTGAGAAAACTCAAGAAGGCGTCGAGACGGATGACGACTTGGCGTTAGACGCGGATAAACGAGCTTGTCGGCTGTACGGTCAGTCGTGCACCGGTACGATCTATGGAATGTGCTGCGGACGTTTGGTGTGTCATAAGCCGTACGCCGGTAGGTACGGCAGGTGCGCGTTGTGCAAAGCAGCCAACTTGGTGTGCCGGGGGGATTCTGAATGTTGTGCAAATCTGCGGTGTCAGAAGCAATACGACAGCAGATTCGGCAGTTGCGCGTCATGCAAAGTAGCCAACTCGATGTGCTGGAAGGATTCTGAATGTTGTGGAAATCTGCAGTGCAACAAGCAATACGCCGGACGATTCGGCAGGTGTGCACGGTGCAAAGCAGCCAACTCGATGTGCCAGGGGAATGGTGAATGCTGTCGTGGATATACATGTCGCTGGAACAGAT GCAGAAGATCGACAAGCTTCAGCAGTGAGTCGT CGTAG